A genomic stretch from Rhodothermales bacterium includes:
- the clpB gene encoding ATP-dependent chaperone ClpB, translating into MNLQKFTIKAQEAVQRALEIASSRSHQGLESPHLMRAFLDNEDSVVLSLFQHLGASTDLISARTDQALDKLPVVSGSSVSGQYLGQEMKKIFDRALAEAKVLKDEYVAVEHLLIAIAEAKDTIGETLSSQGVTKDSIVNVLQEVRGSQRVTDQHAESRYNALDRFTRNLNELAKLGKIDPVIGRDEEIRRVLQILSRRTKNNPVLVGEPGVGKTAIAEGIAIRIVQGDVPDGLKDKRIVALDMGALIAGAKYRGEFEDRLKAVVKEITEAEGEIVVFIDELHTIVGAGAAEGAMDAANILKPALARGELRAIGATTLDEYRKHFEKDKALARRFQKVVIPEPSVEDTISILRGIREKYEVHHGVRITDAAIVAASELSHRYISDRFLPDKAIDLIDEAAARMRIEIDSMPEELDQLERSIRQLEIERAAVKRDKDAEKLENIARQLADLQETRTELRARWTREKELIQDIRHAKEGIDNLKIEAEGLERSGDYGNVAEIRYGKIPQLEQQIIEAKQSLDEIQSNGALLKEEVDEEDIAGIVSRWTGIPVSRMLESERSKLLRMEEELTRRVVGQPEAVEAVANAVRRGRAGLQEESRPIGSFIFLGTTGVGKTELAKALAEFLFNDEQAMVRIDMSEYQERHTVSRLVGAPPGYVGYEEGGQLTEAVRRRPYAVVLLDEIEKAHPEVFNILLQMLDDGRLTDNQGRTTDFKNAIVIMTSNLGSEVIRDRMEAFEDGLGSAEQESIKNEILELLKKQLRPEFLNRIDEIVMFRALGRDQIREIVEIQFARIQSLVMRSHGINLQMTDDAKDWLASQGFDPVFGARPLKRVLQRQLTNKLAEEILGGWLQDGSEVRADRAPDESGLVFEILREEELADA; encoded by the coding sequence ATGAATCTTCAGAAGTTTACGATAAAGGCGCAGGAAGCCGTCCAGCGTGCGCTGGAAATTGCCTCATCTCGCAGTCATCAGGGCCTCGAGTCCCCTCACCTGATGCGGGCATTCCTCGACAATGAGGACAGCGTGGTTCTATCGCTCTTCCAACATCTGGGAGCAAGCACGGACCTCATTTCTGCAAGAACGGATCAGGCACTCGACAAGCTGCCGGTAGTGAGCGGGTCGAGCGTATCGGGACAATACCTCGGTCAGGAGATGAAGAAGATCTTCGACCGGGCGCTGGCTGAGGCGAAGGTGCTCAAGGACGAGTATGTGGCCGTCGAGCACCTGCTCATCGCTATCGCGGAGGCAAAAGATACTATTGGTGAAACCCTTTCGTCGCAGGGCGTGACAAAGGACTCCATTGTCAACGTGCTGCAGGAAGTGCGCGGTAGCCAGCGCGTTACCGATCAGCATGCGGAGAGCCGGTACAATGCGCTGGATCGCTTCACGCGCAATCTGAATGAACTGGCGAAGCTGGGAAAGATCGACCCGGTCATCGGTCGCGACGAAGAGATCCGTCGTGTGCTGCAGATCCTCTCCCGCCGCACCAAGAACAACCCCGTTCTGGTTGGTGAGCCGGGCGTAGGGAAGACCGCGATTGCAGAAGGCATCGCGATCCGCATCGTGCAGGGCGACGTGCCCGATGGTCTGAAAGACAAGCGCATCGTGGCACTCGACATGGGTGCGCTCATTGCCGGCGCGAAGTACCGCGGCGAGTTCGAGGATCGACTGAAGGCCGTCGTCAAAGAGATCACTGAGGCGGAAGGAGAGATCGTCGTCTTTATTGACGAGCTCCACACGATCGTTGGAGCGGGCGCAGCCGAGGGCGCGATGGACGCCGCGAACATCCTCAAGCCCGCCCTTGCGCGGGGTGAGTTGAGAGCAATCGGCGCGACGACCCTCGACGAGTACCGAAAACACTTTGAAAAGGACAAGGCACTCGCGCGTCGATTCCAGAAGGTCGTCATCCCGGAACCGTCTGTGGAGGATACGATCTCTATCCTGCGAGGTATCCGCGAGAAGTACGAAGTTCACCACGGCGTTCGTATCACCGATGCGGCGATTGTAGCGGCGTCAGAACTGAGTCACCGGTACATATCCGATCGCTTCCTGCCCGACAAGGCCATCGATCTTATCGACGAAGCGGCGGCCCGGATGCGCATCGAGATCGATTCGATGCCCGAGGAGCTCGATCAACTCGAACGCAGTATTCGCCAGCTTGAGATCGAGCGTGCGGCCGTCAAGCGCGACAAGGATGCGGAGAAGCTCGAGAACATCGCGAGACAGCTCGCCGACCTGCAGGAGACTCGCACAGAACTGCGGGCGCGTTGGACGCGAGAGAAGGAGCTCATTCAGGATATTCGGCACGCGAAGGAAGGGATCGATAATCTAAAGATCGAGGCCGAAGGCCTTGAGCGCAGTGGCGACTACGGCAACGTCGCCGAGATTCGCTACGGCAAGATTCCGCAGCTCGAACAGCAGATCATCGAGGCCAAGCAGAGCCTCGACGAAATCCAGTCGAACGGAGCACTGCTCAAGGAAGAGGTTGACGAGGAAGACATTGCTGGAATCGTGTCGCGGTGGACCGGAATCCCCGTCTCCCGCATGCTCGAGAGCGAGAGGTCCAAGCTTCTCCGAATGGAAGAAGAACTGACGAGGCGCGTCGTGGGTCAGCCCGAGGCCGTCGAAGCCGTGGCTAACGCGGTCCGCCGGGGCCGCGCAGGTCTTCAGGAAGAGTCGAGACCGATCGGATCCTTCATCTTCCTGGGTACCACGGGCGTCGGAAAGACCGAACTCGCGAAAGCGCTCGCTGAATTCCTGTTCAACGACGAGCAGGCCATGGTCAGAATCGACATGAGCGAATACCAGGAGAGGCACACGGTGAGCCGGCTTGTCGGTGCACCTCCCGGATACGTCGGCTACGAAGAAGGCGGCCAGCTCACGGAAGCGGTGCGAAGACGGCCGTACGCAGTGGTGTTGCTCGACGAAATCGAGAAGGCGCACCCTGAGGTGTTCAATATCCTTCTTCAGATGCTCGACGACGGACGCCTCACAGATAACCAGGGCCGGACGACGGATTTCAAGAATGCCATAGTCATCATGACAAGCAACCTCGGCTCTGAGGTAATCCGCGACCGCATGGAGGCGTTCGAAGATGGGCTGGGCTCCGCTGAGCAAGAGTCGATAAAGAACGAAATACTGGAACTTCTGAAGAAGCAACTTCGGCCGGAGTTTCTGAATCGGATCGATGAGATCGTGATGTTCAGAGCACTGGGCCGCGATCAGATTCGGGAGATCGTGGAGATCCAGTTTGCCCGGATCCAGTCGCTCGTGATGCGCAGTCACGGAATCAATCTGCAGATGACGGACGACGCGAAAGACTGGCTCGCGAGTCAGGGATTTGACCCGGTGTTCGGCGCTCGACCACTGAAGCGTGTGCTTCAGCGTCAACTGACCAATAAGCTCGCTGAGGAGATTCTTGGCGGATGGCTACAGGATGGGTCCGAGGTCCGGGCCGATCGTGCACCCGACGAGAGTGGACTGGTCTTCGAGATCCTTCGCGAGGAAGAACTGGCTGACGCCTGA